One part of the Anguilla anguilla isolate fAngAng1 chromosome 11, fAngAng1.pri, whole genome shotgun sequence genome encodes these proteins:
- the qars1 gene encoding LOW QUALITY PROTEIN: glutamine--tRNA ligase (The sequence of the model RefSeq protein was modified relative to this genomic sequence to represent the inferred CDS: inserted 1 base in 1 codon; deleted 5 bases in 3 codons; substituted 1 base at 1 genomic stop codon): protein MADTLTLFTSIGLSEQKAKETLKNESLSSMLKEAINLAQRVLGAKSVDKAIGTLLYSMTSRLKYPQHLAFLTEQIALCRIFTELQLSAALDFVKNHPQEPINKQEFEKACGVGVVITPEQIEDSVEMVIKRHKDQLMKERYHYNMGLLMGEVRAALKWADGKIIKNEVDMQVLQLLGPKTEADLEKKPKAPKQKSPGNENKEAVAENGEIKVEGRSLMEQLRGEALKFHKTGENYKTEGYVVTPNTMKLLKEHLDITGGQVRARFPPEPNGILHIGHAKAINFNFGFAKANNGICFLRYDDTNPEKEEEKYFSAIRDMVEWLGYKPYKVTHASDHFQKLYEWAVDLIRRGHAYVCHQRGEELKGHNPPPSPWRDRPIEESLLLFERMKKGLFAEGEATLRMKMVMEDGKMDPVAYRIKYTPHHCTGDTWCIYPTYDYTHCLANSIEQITHSLCTKEFQARRSSYYWLCNALDVYCPVQWEYGRLNLTYTVVSKRKIIKLVESGAVRDWDXPSTLTLTALRRRGFPPEAINNFCARVGVTVSQTTTEPHLLEACVREVLNDQAPRAMAVLEPLKITITNMPSTTQVEVRIPDFPANEXTGSHTVPFAHTIYIERSDFREVMEKGYKRLTPDQPVGLRHAGYVITLQRVIKDASGKVVELEVSCTSSDVAEKPKAFIHWVSQPLQCEVRLYERLFLHKNPEDPSEVPGGFLSDVNPNSMQVIPDALVDQSVAGSKIFDKFQFERIGYFSVDPDSTKEKLVFNRTVTLKEDPGKI, encoded by the exons ATGGCGGATACATTAACTCTGTTCACATCTATAGGGCTAAGTGAGCAAAAAGCTAAAGAGACTCTAAAAAATGAGTCTCTTAGCTCGATGCTTAAGGAGGCAATCAACCTG GCTCAGAGAGTGTTGGGTGCCAAAAGTGTGGACAAAGCCATTGGAACACTGTTATACAGCATGACCTCCCGACTGAAGTACCCTCAGCATCTGGCCTTCCTCACCGAGCAGATCGCCCTTTGCAGAATCTTTACAGAGCTGCAACTTTCAG CTGCTCTTGACTTTGTGAAGAACCATCCCCAGGAACCAATCAATAAGCAGGAGTTTGAGAAAGCATGTGGTGTAGGCGTCGTCATTACTCCTGAGCAGATTGAGGACTCG GTCGAAATGGTAATTAAGAGGCACAAAGATCAACTGATGAAGGAGAGGTATCACTATAACATGGGACTTCTGATGG GCGAGGTTCGAGCTGCCCTGAAGTGGGCTGATGGGAAGATCATAAAGAATGAGGTGGATATGCAG GTTCTCCAGCTCCTGGGACCAAAAACAGAAGCTGACTTGGAAAAGAAGCCCAAG GCTCCTAAACAGAAGAGCCCTGGGAATGAGAATAAAGAGGCGGTGGCTGAGAATG GGGAGATAAAAGTGGAGGGTAGGTCACTAATGGAGCAACTTCGAGGAGAAGCCCTGAAGTTTCACAAGACAG GTGAGAATTATAAGACGGAAGGGTATGTAGTGACTCCCAACACCATGAAATTGTTGAAGGAACACCTGGACATCACAGGAGGGCAG GTTCGGGCACGTTTCCCTCCAGAACCCAATGGTATTTTGCACATTGGTCATGCCAAAGCTATCAACTTCAATTTTGGATTTGCTAAG GCCAACAATGGGATCTGCTTCCTGCGTTATGATGACACCAACccagagaaggaggaggagaagtaCTTCTCGGCCATCAGGGACATGGTGGAATGGCTTG GTTACAAGCCATACAAAGTGACCCATGCATCCGACCACTTCCAAAAGCTGTATGAGTGGGCAGTGGACCTCAttcgcag AGGTCATGCTTATGTGTGCCACCAACGCGGGGAGGAACTGAAGGGTCACaaccctcccccttctccctggCGGGACCGTCCCATTGAGGAGTCCCTGTTGCTGTTTGAGAGAATGAAGAAGGGCTTGTTTGCTGAGGGGGAGGCCACCCTTAGGATGAAGATGGTCATGGAGGACGGGAAGATGGATCCTGTGGCGTACCGCATCAAATACACGCCCCACCATTGCACTGGAGACACATG GTGCATCTATCCTACCTATGACTACACCCACTGCCTA GCGAATTCCATTGAGCAGATCACACACTCATTGTGCACCAAGGAATTCCAAGCAAG GCGTTCCTCTTATTATTGGCTGTGTAACGCCCTGGATGTGTACTGCCCGGTGCAGTGGGAATACGGCCGCCTCAATCTCACCTACACGGTTGTCTCCAAGAGGAAGATCATCAAACTGGTGGAGTCTGGTGCTGTGAG GGACTGGGATTGACCCTCGACTCTT ACACTGACTGCTCTAAGGAGGAGAGGA TTTCCCCCAGAGGCCATCAACAATTTCTGTGCTCGG GTTGGAGTGACTGTTTCCCAGACAACAACGGAGCCACACCTCTTGGAAGCATGTGTGAGGGAGGTGTTGAATGACCAGGCTCCTCGTGCCATGGCGGTCTTGGAACCACTCAAAATTACCATCACCAACATGCCTTCTACAACACAG GTGGAGGTTCGTATCCCAGACTTCCCAGCAAATG GAACGGGCAGCCACACTGTTCCATTTGCACACACCATCTACATCGAGCGAAGTGACTTCCGCGAG GTAATGGAGAAGGGCTACAAGCGCTTGACTCCAGACCAGCCTGTGGGCCTGAGGCATGCTGGATATGTCATCACCCTGCAGAGGGTCATCAAA GATGCCAGCGGGAAGGTAGTAGAGCTGGAGGTCAGCTGTACCAGTTCTGATGTAGCGGAGAAACCAAAGGCCTTCATCCACTGGGTCAGCCAGCCCTTGCAATGTGAAGTGCGGCTTTATGAAAGACT ATTTCTCCATAAGAATCCAGAAGACCCGTCAGAGGTCCCTGGAGGCTTCCTGAGTGATGTCAACCCC AATTCCATGCAAGTGATTCCTGATGCCTTGGTAGATCAGTCAGTGGCTGGGTCAAAGATTTTTGACAAGTTCCAATTTGAGAGAATTGGCTACTTCTCAGTGGATCCTGACAGCACTAAAGAGAAG ctggtTTTTAACAGGACAGTCACATTGAAGGAAGATCCTGGAAAGATCTGA
- the ogg1 gene encoding N-glycosylase/DNA lyase, producing the protein MKNDVYTVLQSQSLIMSQHAVLSVGAKLWRSLPCLRTELRLDLTLSCGQSFRWRETGEGHWTGVIGGRVWTLTQTEDTLWYYTYSMQDSAGEVNGRKRRGEVRPHGPVKRTKGMITVKEEEPTEDLEPKAMTTEYDHKEEEVLKDYFQLNVNMAELYKQWGTADSHFKSIAKAFTGVRVLRQDPTECLFSFICTSNNHISRIQGMVERLCNTLGAPLCQLDGTPYHDFPTLQALADSSVESCLRNLGFGYRARFLQQSARQIMDNHGLDWLNSLRSVPYLQARDALRSLPGVGLKVHHCPTWMPVWIIPCFSAYPSHDLVVCVRLKQSRIAFSKPGDFHKEEGVQRGARPQLSISPLPVPQLSLLPERGAPQQCRSEVERKNRLLLQWTSGALKNKNHRAPFTPPPHHPGLEKTNLRT; encoded by the exons ATGAAAAACGACGTCTATACT GTTTTGCAGTCGCAGAGCCTGATTATGTCTCAGcatgctgtgctgtctgtgggaGCCAAGTTATGGAGGTCCCTCCCCTGCTTGCGCACAGAGCTGCGGCTGGACTTGACCCTAAGCTGTGGCCAGTCTTTCCG ATGGCGTGAAACAGGTGAGGGCCACTGGACAGGAGTGATCGGCGGGCGTGTGTGGACACTGACACAGACGGAAGACACACTGTGGTACTACACCTACAGCATGCAGGACAGCGCAGGGGAGGTGaatgggaggaagaggagaggggaagtAAGGCCACATGGGCCTGTGAAGAGGACCAAAGGAATGATCACTGTGAAGGAAGAGGAACCCACTGAGGACCTAGAGCCAAAGGCCATGACTACTGAATATGACCATAAGGAGGAAGAGGTCCTTAAGGATTACTTCCAGCTGAATGTGAACATGGCAGAGCTGTACAAGCAATGGGGCACTGCAGACTCTCACTTCAAATCCATTGCCAAAGCGTTCACAG GTGTGAGAGTGCTGCGTCAGGATCCTACTGAATGCCTTTTCTCCTTTATTTGCACCTCCAACAACCACATCTCCCGCATCCAGGGCATGGTGGAGAGGCTGTGCAACACACTGGGAGCACCCTTGTGCCAGCTGGATGGGACCCCTTACCACGACTTTCCCACCTTGCAAGCCTTAGCAG acagcagtgtggagtCCTGTCTTAGAAATCTGGGCTTTGGGTACCGTGCTCGTTTCCTGCAGCAGAGTGCCAGACAGATCATGGACAACCATGGTTTAGACTGGCTGAACAGCCTACGCTCCGTCCCCTATTTGCAAGCTCGGGATGCACTGCGCAGCCTGCCTGGAGTCGGACTTAAGGTACATCACTGTCCAACTTGGATGCCTGTGTGGATAATTCCTTGTTTTTCTGCATACCCAAGCCATG ACTTGGTGGTCTGTGTCAGACTGAAGCAGAGCAGGATAGCAT TCTCAAAGCCGGGCGACTTCCACAAAGAGGAGGGCGTGCAGCGGGGGGCCAGA CCCCAGCTGTCCATCAGCCCCCTGCCGGTCCCCCAGCTGTCTCTGCTCCCCGAAAGAGGAGCCCCTCAACAATGCAGGTCAGAGGTCGAGAGAAAGAACAGGCTGCTCTTACAATGGACCAGCGGCgccctcaaaaacaaaaaccatcgCGCCCCgttcaccccccctcctcaccaccCCGGACTGGAAAAGACAAACCTAAGGACGTGA
- the neurod4 gene encoding neurogenic differentiation factor 4, giving the protein MMTKPYGKSGDVVDLVSALGWMDEELSLQEREGATEMGRYGLGRAGQGGDGGGGGEDLGSEDLEEEGEEEEEEEEDNNFREEEEEGEKAPKRRGPKKKKMTKARQERFRARRVKANARERSRMHGLNDALENLRRVMPCYSKTQKLSKIETLRLAHNYIWALSEVLESGQSLEAPGFMEMLCKGLSQPTSNLVAGCLQLGPAPVLLDEKCGGPGTAGMAGQQRHPFSYPSPGLPSPPYGSLEASHLVHLKGFKGRAYENPSPNECSAGTPPYDGPLTPPLSISGNFALKQEPSPHDAERGYAPHPAHFLSSHQYPPSSMGGLPGPQGHALFQASRFELPLDMAFDSFAPPHMVAAQMGAIYSE; this is encoded by the coding sequence ATGATGACCAAACCTTATGGGAAGTCGGGAGACGTGGTGGACCTGGTGAGCGCTCTGGGCTGGATGGACGAAGAGCTGAGCCtccaggagagggagggggcgacCGAGATGGGGCGCTACGGATTGGGCAGGGCCGGGCAGGGCGGcgatggaggaggaggcggagaggaCCTGGGGAGCGAGGAcctggaggaggaaggggaggaggaggaggaggaggaggaggacaacaacttcagagaggaggaggaggagggtgagaaGGCGCCCAAGAGGAGGGGcccgaagaagaagaaaatgaccAAAGCCAGGCAGGAGAGGTTCCGCGCCCGCCGCGTCAAGGCCAACGCCCGCGAGCGCTCGCGCATGCACGGCCTCAACGACGCCCTGGAAAACCTGCGCCGCGTCATGCCCTGCTACTCCAAGACCCAGAAGCTGTCCAAGATCGAGACCCTGCGGCTGGCCCACAACTACATCTGGGCCCTGTCGGAGGTGCTGGAGAGCGGCCAGTCCCTGGAGGCCCCGGGCTTCATGGAGATGCTGTGCAAGGGGCTCTCCCAGCCCACCAGCAATCTGGTGGCCGGCTGCCTGCAGCTGGGCCCTGCCCCCGTGCTGCTGGACGAGAAGTGCGGCGGGCCGGGGACGGCCGGCATGGCGGGGCAGCAGCGGCACCCGTTCAGCTACCCCTCCCCTGGCCTGCCCAGCCCTCCCTACGGCTCCCTGGAGGCCTCCCACCTGGTGCACTTAAAAGGCTTCAAGGGCAGAGCCTACGAGAACCCCTCCCCGAACGAGTGCAGTGCCGGCACGCCCCCCTATGACGGgcccctgactccgcccctcagCATCAGCGGCAACTTCGCTCTCAAGCAGGAGCCCTCGCCGCATGATGCGGAGAGGGGCTACGCCCCGCaccccgcccacttcctgtcctcgCACCAGTACCCGCCCTCCTCCATGGGGGGTCTGCCGGGGCCCCAGGGCCACGCCCTTTTTCAGGCGTCCCGCTTTGAGCTGCCCCTGGACATGGCCTTCGACTCCTTCGCCCCGCCCCACATGGTGGCGGCACAGATGGGCGCCATTTACAGCGAGTGA